One genomic region from Nymphaea colorata isolate Beijing-Zhang1983 unplaced genomic scaffold, ASM883128v2 scaffold0650, whole genome shotgun sequence encodes:
- the LOC116245344 gene encoding uncharacterized protein LOC116245344 → MKKTTSQNNKSKQPFNPKDYERPGISSEEVLEIREAFDLFDYEATGFIDPKARLSNKDSKDNLKRVFALFDDEKSGFISIKNLRRVVKEVGENIDDSELQEMIERADLDNDGLISEE, encoded by the exons ATGAAAAAAACAACTAGTCAAAACAACAAGAGCAAACAGCCCTTCAACCCCAAGGACTATGAGAGGCCTGGAATCTCTTCCGAAGAGGTCCTCGAGATCAGAGAGGCCTTCGACCTCTTCGATTATGAAGCCACCGGATTCATCGATCCCAAAG CGCGTCTGTCCAACAAGGACTCAAAGGACAACCTGAAGCGGGTTTTCGCTCTTTTCGATGATGAGAAATCTGGCTTTATTTCGATAAAAAACTTGCGAAGAGTGGTCAAGGAGGTCGGCGAGAACATCGATGATTCTGAACTTCAGGAGATGATCGAGCGAGCTGATTTGGACAATGACGGCCTCATAAGCGAAGAATAG
- the LOC116245347 gene encoding uncharacterized protein LOC116245347: MESLLRAFPANRKALLMLQTNLRKRYYEERLDVFPNAYHHIHFQVNHRQRQKAGDIRINGIGRTAVVTGSLSGIGLGVARALSAAGSNIVLNGFASDAEIKALEKELTNNTSSAKFIFADLTKPSDTKNLIEQSIKHFGKVDILVNNAGMQHISTVEEFPEDIWEKVISLNLSSAFYGTRYALPQMKQRGWGRIINVASVHGLVASVNKSAYVAAKHGIVGFTKAAALENARNGVTVNAICPGFVLTPLIQKQIDIIKEKRGISEQDASKALIEEKQPSASFSVPADIGALATFLCTDNARQITGASYTVDGGWTAQ, encoded by the exons ATGGAATCCCTCTTGAGAGCATTCCCTGCAAACAGGAAAGCATTATTGATGCTTCAGACCAATCTAAGGAAGCGCTACTACGAGGAAAGGCTTGACGTTTTTCCCAACGCGTATCACCACATCCATTTTCAAGTCAATCATCGACAACGACAGAAAGCAGGTGATATACGGATTAACGGCATCG GAAGGACTGCAGTTGTCACTGGATCCCTTTCCGGAATCGGCCTGGGAGTCGCTCGCGCTCTCTCTGCTGCAGGATCCAACATCGTTTTGAACGGTTTCGCCTCGGATGCTGAGATCAAGGCCCTTGAGAAGGAACTTACCAACAACACATCATCTGCCAAGTTCATTTTCGCCGACCTTACCAAGCCCAGTGACACCAAGAACCTCATTGAACAGTCCATCAAACACTTTGGAAAGGTTGATATCCTCGTCAACAACGCCGGCATGCAGCACATCAGCACCGTCGAGGAGTTCCCCGAAGACATCTGGGAAAAGGTCATTTCGCTCAACCTTAGCTCCGCCTTCTACGGAACCAGATACGCTCTTCCCCAAATGAAGCAGAGGGGCTGGGGAAGAATCATCAATGTTGCCAGTGTCCACGGATTGGTTGCCTCAGTCAACAAGTCCGCCTACGTCGCCGCCAAGCACGGAATCGTTGGCTTCACTAAGGCTGCCGCCCTTGAAAACGCCAGAAACGGAGTCACAGTTAATGCAATTTGCCCTGGATTCGTCTTGACTCCCCTCATCCAAAAGCAGATCGACATCATCAAGGAGAAGAGAGGCATTTCGGAGCAAGATGCTTCCAAGGCCTTGATCGAGGAGAAACAGCCATCAGCCAGTTTCAGTGTTCCCGCTGATATTGGAGCCCTTGCTACCTTCCTTTGCACTGACAACGCCCGCCAAATCACCGGTGCCAGCTACACCGTCGACGGAGGATGGACTGCCCAATGA